From the genome of Paraburkholderia aromaticivorans, one region includes:
- a CDS encoding ABC transporter permease produces the protein MSTTVTPSANSASRGNAGRVVRFLATRVGLSLITLWLLSVIVFAGGQLLPGDIGRAVLGPLADARAVAALNHQLGADRPLMTQYAEWISHFVRGDMGLSYAYREPVGPFIADALAHSARLGLLAFIVVVPLGIAGGVWSAMHAGRWLDRTISIAGLSATVVPEFVSSIVLILVFGVWLRWLPIEASYPPEASALEQLRHLVLPVLPLVLVFFGYIARMARAGTVEALDADYTRTAILKGLPRHIVIWRHVLRNALLPTITVAATQLGYMIGGLVVVETLFHYQGIGSLIYNAAKAKDFPMLEAGVLTIGVVYTAANLVADALHVLLNPRLRVRSAE, from the coding sequence ATGTCGACCACGGTGACCCCTTCCGCAAACTCTGCGTCGCGCGGCAACGCAGGCCGCGTCGTGCGTTTTCTGGCCACGCGTGTCGGCCTGTCGCTGATCACGCTGTGGCTGCTGTCGGTGATCGTCTTCGCGGGCGGCCAACTGCTGCCCGGCGATATCGGCCGCGCGGTGCTCGGCCCGCTTGCCGACGCGCGCGCGGTCGCCGCGCTCAATCATCAACTCGGCGCGGACCGCCCGCTGATGACGCAATACGCCGAGTGGATTTCGCATTTCGTGCGCGGCGACATGGGCCTCTCGTATGCGTATCGCGAGCCGGTCGGGCCGTTCATCGCCGACGCGCTCGCGCATTCCGCGAGGCTCGGCTTGCTCGCGTTCATCGTGGTCGTGCCGCTCGGCATTGCGGGAGGCGTATGGTCGGCCATGCACGCCGGACGCTGGCTCGATCGCACGATCAGCATTGCCGGATTGTCGGCGACGGTGGTGCCGGAATTCGTTTCGTCGATCGTGCTGATCCTCGTGTTCGGCGTGTGGCTGCGCTGGCTGCCGATCGAAGCGTCGTATCCGCCCGAAGCGAGCGCGCTCGAACAGCTGCGCCATCTGGTGCTGCCGGTGCTGCCGCTCGTGCTGGTGTTCTTCGGCTACATCGCGAGAATGGCGCGCGCCGGCACCGTCGAGGCGCTCGACGCCGACTACACGCGCACCGCGATTCTCAAGGGCCTGCCGCGCCATATCGTGATCTGGCGGCATGTCTTGCGCAACGCGTTGCTGCCCACCATCACGGTGGCCGCCACGCAACTCGGTTATATGATTGGCGGGCTCGTGGTGGTCGAGACACTGTTCCACTATCAGGGCATCGGCTCGCTGATTTACAACGCCGCCAAGGCCAAGGACTTTCCGATGCTCGAAGCAGGCGTACTGACGATCGGTGTGGTCTACACCGCCGCCAATCTCGTTGCGGATGCGCTGCATGTGTTGCTCAATCCGCGGCTGCGGGTGAGGAGCGCCGAATGA
- a CDS encoding cupin domain-containing protein, with translation MSQDHEHPHYKDVPPAVPDWREHGVKVIKGDQLDTNTAQTPGMNRAAAINAARVGAQKIWAGTVTIHPNAKTGAHHHGALESVIYVVRGQARMRWGEHLEFTAEAGPGDFIFVPPYVPHQEINASTDDPLECVLVRSDNEAVVVNLNIDAVEQPETVFWVDPIHKHPHDH, from the coding sequence ATGAGTCAGGATCACGAACATCCGCATTACAAGGACGTGCCGCCGGCCGTGCCCGATTGGCGCGAGCACGGCGTGAAGGTCATCAAGGGCGATCAGCTCGACACCAACACGGCGCAAACGCCGGGCATGAATCGCGCGGCGGCGATCAATGCGGCACGCGTCGGCGCGCAGAAGATCTGGGCCGGCACCGTGACGATCCATCCGAATGCGAAGACCGGCGCGCATCATCATGGCGCGCTCGAAAGCGTGATCTACGTGGTGCGCGGCCAGGCGCGCATGCGTTGGGGCGAGCATCTGGAATTCACCGCCGAGGCCGGCCCCGGCGACTTCATCTTCGTGCCGCCCTATGTGCCGCATCAGGAGATCAACGCGAGTACCGACGATCCGCTCGAATGCGTGCTGGTGCGCAGCGACAACGAAGCGGTCGTGGTCAATCTGAACATCGACGCGGTGGAACAGCCCGAAACGGTGTTCTGGGTCGATCCGATTCACAAGCATCCACACGATCATTAA
- a CDS encoding ABC transporter ATP-binding protein, with protein MNGPPPSSFPAFDVSKSDRTDALTVIGLTVTYRMRGRDREVLQDISFRVRRGEAYGLVGESGCGKSTVAMATLRYLPRNGKVKAGKIIIAGEDVQKLDADALRNMRARTISMVYQDPGRALNPSLTVARQVSEAFEAAGVARDEALRRTLEMLQRVRIAAPERVMHSYPHQLSGGMQQRVVIAMALASNPALLILDEPTTGLDATVEAEVLDLVAQLRAELGTAVLFISHNLAVIGRMCERVGVLYAGKLVEEGATQDVFTRPRHPYTVGLLRCLPTAGRSKDSERLDTIAGSLPSPGSVTQGCIYADRCRLADDRCRRDAPPPYRVSAAQGDQMSRCHYHERAIELPRASPQALPERAGASLDSERAALVLRAENLSKTFHLSGASLRAVDNVSIDLASGETLGLVGESGSGKTTLAKLMLGLLTPDPGGKLELDGVPLAARVTRRNDDQIKSLQIVFQNPDSALNRAHSVKRLIGRALSRLTRLRGPAIDERLAALAAAVRLPQRYLGSRTRQLSGGLKQRVAIARAFAGEPRVVVCDEPTSALDVSVQAAILNLLADLQRERGVSYVFISHDLHVVRYLSDRIAVLYLGRLLEIGPAAAVFGGPHHPYTEALLSSVPTLGGHSGTARIRLWGELPSAASPPSGCVFHTRCPRKLGAICEQQDPPFLDADDAAAPSAHRIRCHIPVHELRALQAASRDDADNVARKIPGNGSANAPENAGRNE; from the coding sequence ATGAACGGCCCGCCGCCCTCCTCGTTCCCGGCCTTCGACGTCTCGAAGAGCGATCGCACGGATGCGCTGACCGTCATCGGTCTGACGGTCACGTACCGCATGCGCGGGCGCGATCGCGAAGTGCTGCAAGACATTTCGTTTCGCGTGCGGCGCGGCGAGGCGTACGGTCTCGTCGGCGAGTCCGGCTGCGGCAAGTCGACCGTCGCAATGGCGACGCTACGCTATCTGCCGCGCAACGGCAAAGTGAAAGCCGGCAAAATCATCATTGCCGGCGAGGACGTCCAGAAGCTCGACGCCGACGCGCTGCGCAACATGCGCGCGAGGACGATTTCGATGGTCTATCAGGATCCGGGGCGCGCGCTCAATCCCTCGCTCACGGTCGCGCGGCAAGTCTCGGAAGCATTCGAAGCCGCCGGCGTCGCGCGCGACGAAGCCTTGCGGCGCACGCTCGAGATGCTGCAGCGCGTGCGCATTGCCGCGCCCGAGCGGGTGATGCACAGCTATCCTCATCAGTTGTCGGGCGGCATGCAACAGCGCGTGGTGATCGCCATGGCGCTCGCTTCGAACCCGGCGCTGCTGATTCTCGACGAACCGACCACCGGCCTCGACGCTACGGTCGAGGCCGAAGTGCTCGACCTCGTTGCGCAGTTGCGAGCGGAACTCGGCACGGCTGTGCTCTTCATCAGCCACAACCTCGCGGTGATCGGACGGATGTGCGAACGCGTCGGTGTGCTTTACGCGGGCAAGCTGGTTGAGGAAGGCGCGACGCAGGATGTCTTCACGCGGCCGCGCCATCCGTATACGGTCGGACTGTTGCGTTGCCTGCCCACGGCCGGGCGCAGCAAGGATAGCGAGCGGCTCGACACGATTGCCGGCAGCCTGCCCTCGCCGGGTTCGGTGACGCAGGGCTGCATCTACGCGGACCGCTGCCGCCTCGCCGACGACCGCTGCCGCCGTGACGCGCCGCCGCCGTATCGCGTGAGCGCCGCGCAAGGCGATCAGATGTCACGCTGTCATTACCACGAACGCGCGATCGAATTGCCGCGTGCGAGCCCGCAAGCCTTGCCGGAGCGCGCCGGCGCGTCGCTCGACAGCGAGCGTGCGGCTCTCGTGCTGCGCGCGGAAAATCTCTCGAAGACGTTCCACCTGTCCGGCGCCTCGCTGCGTGCGGTGGACAATGTCTCGATCGATCTGGCCAGCGGCGAAACGCTCGGCCTCGTCGGCGAATCGGGCAGTGGCAAGACGACGCTCGCCAAGCTGATGCTCGGTCTGCTCACACCGGATCCGGGCGGCAAGCTCGAACTCGACGGCGTGCCGCTCGCCGCACGCGTCACGCGACGCAACGACGATCAGATCAAGTCGCTGCAGATCGTGTTCCAGAATCCGGACTCGGCGCTCAATCGCGCGCATTCGGTGAAACGGTTGATCGGGCGCGCGTTGTCGCGCCTCACCAGACTGCGCGGGCCCGCGATCGACGAACGGCTTGCCGCGCTGGCAGCCGCCGTGCGTTTGCCGCAGCGCTATCTCGGCTCGCGCACGCGGCAACTCTCCGGCGGACTCAAGCAGCGCGTGGCGATAGCGCGCGCGTTTGCCGGCGAGCCGCGCGTGGTGGTGTGCGACGAACCGACTTCCGCGCTCGACGTGTCCGTGCAGGCCGCGATCCTGAACCTGCTCGCCGATCTACAGCGCGAACGTGGCGTGAGTTACGTTTTCATCTCGCATGATCTGCATGTGGTTCGCTATCTGTCGGATCGCATCGCGGTACTGTATCTGGGCAGACTGCTGGAAATCGGACCGGCGGCGGCCGTGTTCGGCGGACCGCACCACCCTTATACCGAAGCGCTGCTGTCTTCGGTGCCGACGCTCGGTGGCCACAGCGGCACGGCCCGCATCCGGCTATGGGGCGAACTGCCGAGCGCGGCATCGCCGCCATCGGGTTGCGTGTTCCACACGCGCTGCCCTCGCAAGCTCGGTGCGATCTGCGAGCAGCAGGACCCGCCGTTCCTCGACGCCGACGACGCAGCGGCGCCGTCGGCGCATCGAATCCGCTGCCACATTCCCGTCCACGAACTGCGCGCGCTGCAGGCCGCTTCGCGCGACGACGCGGACAACGTCGCGAGGAAGATCCCCGGCAACGGCTCGGCAAACGCACCCGAGAACGCCGGGCGCAACGAATAG
- a CDS encoding ABC transporter substrate-binding protein, with product MKTPANRILALDAARLTADAYGNHAIDEFLAGRITRRDLLRYASVIGLSLAGGGVLNAPRARAQGTAAASNQTIRVAHLTPAGAVDPLTVTDAASLALLNQTGEFLIDDDGEKLMLKPALALSWKPNDKGDVWTFKLRPNVKFHDGQLFTAKDVVATFERLADPASGSAALSVLKGVLSKGGTKAVDDHTVAFHLDAPNGNFPYYVSSDNYNAVILPANYAGGYEKSFIGTGPFKLEKYQAKVGASFVRNPDYWGEKALPQRVQFSFYADEQAQLLALQGHQADVMGTFTVQGGAGILNNPDYKAVGVKSSAHRQIHMRNDNPLFKDKRVRQALALSIDRDVLVRGLFKGRAQLGNDSPFAPVFPSSDAGVAQRKLDVAKAKQLLAQAGVPNGFDVTLTTEKYMEIPDLAVVVQNAAKAIGVRINLKVESQSLYYGAGTPGKSDWLDSPLGITDYGHRGVPNVFLNAPLTSTGTWNAAHFKNPQYDQLVAQFVAAVDLGSQKKISGQIQTLLLDETPIIIPFFYDQLIAMRKGVNGVRFTALAQLYFDRAVLSA from the coding sequence ATGAAGACTCCCGCGAACCGAATTCTCGCTCTCGACGCAGCCCGACTCACCGCCGACGCCTACGGCAACCACGCCATCGACGAATTCCTCGCCGGCCGCATCACGCGCCGCGATCTGCTGCGCTACGCCAGCGTGATCGGTTTGTCGCTGGCGGGCGGCGGCGTGCTGAATGCGCCGCGAGCGCGTGCGCAAGGCACCGCGGCCGCGTCGAATCAGACGATTCGTGTGGCTCACCTGACGCCTGCCGGCGCGGTCGATCCGCTCACCGTGACGGACGCCGCCAGTCTTGCCTTGCTGAACCAGACCGGTGAATTCCTGATCGACGACGACGGTGAAAAGCTCATGCTCAAACCGGCGCTCGCCTTGTCATGGAAACCCAACGACAAAGGCGACGTGTGGACCTTCAAGCTGCGTCCGAACGTCAAGTTCCACGACGGCCAACTGTTCACCGCCAAGGACGTGGTCGCCACCTTCGAGCGCCTCGCGGATCCGGCGAGCGGCTCGGCGGCGCTTTCCGTGCTCAAGGGCGTGCTGTCCAAAGGCGGCACGAAAGCGGTCGACGACCACACGGTTGCGTTTCATCTGGATGCGCCGAACGGCAACTTCCCGTACTACGTTTCCTCGGACAATTACAACGCCGTGATCCTGCCCGCGAACTACGCCGGCGGTTACGAGAAGAGCTTCATCGGCACGGGGCCGTTCAAGCTCGAAAAGTACCAGGCGAAGGTGGGCGCATCGTTCGTGCGCAATCCCGATTACTGGGGCGAGAAAGCGTTACCGCAACGCGTACAGTTCTCCTTCTACGCCGACGAACAGGCTCAACTGCTCGCACTGCAAGGCCATCAGGCCGATGTGATGGGCACCTTCACCGTGCAGGGCGGCGCCGGCATTCTGAACAATCCGGATTACAAGGCCGTGGGCGTGAAGTCGAGCGCGCACCGGCAGATTCACATGCGCAACGACAATCCGCTGTTCAAGGACAAGCGCGTGCGCCAGGCACTGGCGTTGTCGATCGATCGCGATGTGCTGGTGCGAGGCCTCTTCAAAGGGCGCGCGCAACTCGGCAACGACAGTCCGTTCGCGCCGGTGTTTCCGTCGTCGGATGCGGGTGTCGCGCAACGCAAGCTCGACGTCGCGAAAGCGAAGCAACTGCTCGCGCAAGCGGGTGTGCCGAATGGCTTCGATGTGACGCTAACCACCGAAAAATACATGGAGATTCCCGATCTCGCCGTGGTCGTGCAGAACGCGGCGAAAGCCATCGGCGTGCGCATCAACCTGAAGGTCGAGAGCCAGTCGCTGTATTACGGCGCGGGCACGCCGGGCAAATCGGATTGGCTCGACTCGCCGCTCGGCATTACCGACTACGGTCATCGCGGCGTGCCGAACGTTTTTCTGAATGCACCGCTCACCAGCACCGGCACGTGGAACGCGGCGCACTTCAAGAATCCGCAATACGACCAACTGGTCGCGCAATTCGTCGCGGCCGTCGATCTCGGCTCGCAGAAGAAAATCTCCGGGCAGATCCAGACGCTGCTGCTCGATGAAACGCCCATCATCATTCCATTCTTCTACGATCAGCTGATCGCCATGCGCAAGGGTGTGAACGGCGTGCGCTTCACCGCGCTCGCGCAACTCTACTTCGACCGCGCGGTGTTGAGCGCGTGA
- the fusA gene encoding elongation factor G — MPRKTPIERYRNIGISAHIDAGKTTTTERILFYTGVTHKIGEVHDGAATMDWMEQEQERGITITSAATTAFWKGMAGNYPEHRINIIDTPGHVDFTIEVERSMRVLDGACMVYDSVGGVQPQSETVWRQANKYKVPRIAFVNKMDRVGADFFRVQRQIGDRLKGVAVPIQIPIGAEEHFQGVVDLVKMKAIFWDEENQGIKFEYRDIPPELAATAKEWHDKMVEAAAEANEELLDKYLGGETLTEEEIKQAIRARTIANEIVPMLCGSAFKNKGVQAMLDAVIDYLPSPVDVPAITGHDEHDNEIERHPNDTDPFSALAFKIMTDPFVGQLIFFRVYSGVVNSGDTVYNAIKEKKERLGRILQMHANERKEIKEVYAGDIAAAVGLKEATTGDTLCDPNHVIILEKMIFPEPVISQAVEPKTKVDQEKMGIALNRLAQEDPSFRVQTDEESGQTIISGMGELHLEILVDRMKREFGVEATVGKPQVAYRETVRNKAEDVEGKFVKQSGGRGQYGHAVITLEPAPQGKGYEFVDAIKGGVIPREFIPAVDKGIQETLKAGVLAGYPVVDVKVTLTFGSYHDVDSNENAFRMAGSMAFKEAMRKAKPVLLEPMMAVEVETPEDFMGNVMGDLSSRRGMVQGMEDIAGGGGKLVRAEVPLAEMFGYSTSLRSATQGRATYTMEFKHYAETPNNVAEAVINAKQK; from the coding sequence GTGCCCCGCAAGACTCCCATCGAGCGCTACCGGAATATCGGCATCAGCGCTCACATCGATGCCGGCAAAACCACCACCACTGAACGCATCCTGTTCTACACCGGCGTGACCCACAAGATCGGCGAGGTTCACGACGGTGCGGCGACGATGGACTGGATGGAACAGGAGCAGGAGCGCGGCATCACCATCACGTCGGCGGCCACCACCGCTTTCTGGAAGGGCATGGCCGGCAACTATCCGGAACATCGGATCAATATCATCGACACCCCGGGCCACGTCGACTTCACGATCGAAGTGGAGCGCTCCATGCGCGTGCTCGACGGCGCCTGCATGGTGTACGACTCGGTTGGCGGCGTGCAGCCGCAGTCGGAAACCGTGTGGCGCCAGGCGAACAAGTACAAGGTGCCGCGCATTGCGTTCGTCAACAAGATGGACCGCGTGGGCGCGGACTTCTTCCGCGTGCAGCGGCAGATCGGCGACCGGCTGAAGGGCGTCGCGGTGCCGATCCAGATTCCGATCGGCGCGGAAGAACACTTCCAGGGCGTGGTCGATCTGGTCAAGATGAAGGCGATCTTCTGGGACGAAGAGAACCAGGGCATCAAGTTCGAGTATCGCGACATTCCGCCGGAACTCGCGGCGACCGCGAAAGAATGGCACGACAAGATGGTCGAGGCCGCGGCCGAAGCGAATGAGGAACTGCTCGACAAATATCTTGGCGGCGAAACGCTGACCGAAGAGGAAATCAAGCAGGCCATTCGCGCCCGCACCATCGCCAATGAAATCGTGCCGATGCTGTGTGGCAGCGCCTTCAAGAACAAGGGCGTGCAGGCCATGCTCGACGCGGTGATCGACTATCTGCCCTCACCGGTGGACGTGCCCGCCATCACCGGCCACGACGAGCACGACAACGAGATCGAGCGTCATCCGAACGACACCGATCCGTTCTCGGCGCTCGCGTTCAAGATCATGACCGACCCGTTCGTCGGCCAGCTGATTTTCTTCCGCGTCTATTCCGGCGTAGTGAATTCGGGCGACACGGTCTACAACGCGATCAAGGAAAAGAAGGAACGCCTTGGCCGGATCCTGCAGATGCACGCCAACGAGCGCAAGGAAATCAAGGAAGTCTACGCGGGCGACATCGCCGCGGCCGTCGGCCTGAAGGAAGCCACCACGGGCGACACGCTGTGCGATCCGAACCACGTGATCATCCTCGAAAAGATGATCTTCCCGGAGCCGGTGATCTCGCAGGCCGTGGAGCCGAAGACCAAGGTCGACCAGGAAAAGATGGGCATCGCGCTGAACCGTCTTGCTCAGGAAGACCCGTCGTTCCGCGTGCAGACGGACGAAGAATCCGGCCAGACGATCATCTCGGGCATGGGCGAGTTGCACCTGGAAATTCTGGTCGACCGCATGAAGCGCGAGTTCGGCGTGGAGGCCACGGTCGGCAAGCCGCAGGTCGCGTATCGCGAGACGGTGCGCAACAAGGCCGAAGATGTCGAAGGCAAGTTCGTCAAGCAGTCGGGCGGCCGCGGCCAATACGGCCACGCGGTGATTACGCTCGAGCCGGCGCCGCAAGGCAAGGGTTACGAATTCGTCGACGCGATCAAGGGCGGTGTGATTCCGCGCGAATTCATTCCGGCCGTCGACAAGGGCATTCAGGAAACGCTGAAGGCCGGCGTGCTGGCGGGCTATCCGGTAGTCGACGTGAAGGTGACGCTCACGTTCGGTTCGTATCATGATGTCGACTCGAACGAAAACGCGTTCCGCATGGCCGGCTCGATGGCCTTCAAGGAAGCGATGCGCAAGGCCAAGCCCGTGCTGCTCGAACCGATGATGGCCGTTGAAGTGGAAACGCCGGAAGACTTCATGGGCAACGTGATGGGCGATCTGTCGAGCCGTCGCGGCATGGTGCAAGGCATGGAAGACATCGCCGGCGGCGGCGGCAAGCTGGTGCGCGCCGAAGTGCCGCTCGCGGAGATGTTCGGTTACTCCACGTCGCTGCGCTCCGCGACGCAAGGCCGCGCGACTTACACGATGGAGTTCAAGCACTACGCTGAAACGCCGAACAACGTCGCTGAAGCCGTGATCAACGCGAAGCAGAAGTAA
- a CDS encoding HoxN/HupN/NixA family nickel/cobalt transporter: MTPTASLRPRLFALYAVLIAANLGAWAWALIAFRHYPLLFGTALLAYGFGLRHAVDADHIAAIDAVTRKLMQAGKRPLGVGLSFSLGHSTIVILATIGIAWTAHSLQGRFETFKAVGGTIGTLVSASFLLVLAAVNLVILRDVWRRYRHVQRGGELPAQTPDPIAPAGLLSRALRPLFGLVTKSWHMYPVGVLFGLGFDTATEIGLLAIAASEAGRGLPLYSILVFPALFTAGMTLVDSTDNVLMVHAYGWAMDDPKRKLYYNASITFVSAVVAIVIGGVEALGLLSDKLGLNGGVWDAVAGVNERFGVLGYGIVALFMACWIGSVLFHRWRRPNAVAR; this comes from the coding sequence ATGACGCCGACCGCTTCGCTGCGCCCTCGCCTCTTCGCGCTATACGCCGTGCTGATCGCCGCCAATCTCGGCGCATGGGCGTGGGCGCTGATCGCGTTTCGCCACTATCCGCTGCTGTTCGGCACCGCGCTGCTCGCCTATGGCTTCGGCCTGCGTCATGCGGTCGACGCCGATCACATCGCGGCGATCGACGCCGTCACGCGCAAGCTCATGCAGGCCGGCAAGCGGCCGCTCGGCGTCGGGCTGTCGTTTTCGCTGGGGCATTCGACCATCGTGATCCTGGCGACGATCGGCATCGCGTGGACCGCGCATTCGCTGCAAGGCCGTTTCGAGACTTTCAAGGCGGTGGGCGGCACGATCGGCACGCTCGTCTCCGCGAGTTTCCTGCTGGTGCTGGCGGCCGTCAATCTCGTGATCTTGCGTGACGTCTGGCGCCGTTATCGCCATGTCCAGCGCGGCGGCGAACTGCCTGCTCAAACGCCGGATCCGATTGCGCCGGCGGGTCTGCTGTCGCGCGCGCTGCGCCCGCTCTTCGGGCTCGTGACGAAAAGCTGGCACATGTACCCTGTCGGCGTGTTGTTCGGCCTAGGCTTCGATACCGCAACCGAGATCGGTTTGCTGGCGATTGCCGCGTCCGAAGCGGGCCGAGGACTGCCGCTCTATTCGATCCTCGTGTTCCCCGCGCTCTTCACCGCCGGCATGACACTCGTCGATTCGACCGATAACGTGCTGATGGTCCACGCCTACGGCTGGGCCATGGACGACCCGAAACGCAAGCTCTACTACAACGCGAGCATCACCTTTGTCTCGGCGGTGGTGGCGATTGTGATCGGCGGAGTCGAAGCCCTGGGCCTGCTGTCGGACAAACTCGGGCTGAACGGCGGCGTATGGGATGCGGTCGCCGGCGTGAACGAACGCTTCGGCGTGCTGGGTTACGGCATCGTCGCGCTGTTCATGGCGTGCTGGATCGGCTCGGTGCTGTTTCACCGCTGGCGGCGCCCGAACGCGGTCGCGCGGTAA
- a CDS encoding ABC transporter permease, with translation MSAIVPPAASPAPRPVDEPRFDQLRVLLRSPTFVVGVVIVTWWIVCAVAGQWIVRLDPYASDPLNSLTPPDRTHWFGTDQLGRDVFSRVIVGARDILTIAPLATLLGTLAGTALGLIVGYFEGWVDNVVGRAIDAVLALPLVIVALLALAAVGASNFTVILVIGITFTPITARTVRAAVFAERHLDYVAAAQLRGERAPYIMFAEILPNVLPPIIVEATVRLGYAIFAVATLSFLGFGIQPPSADWGLALSESYTLMAGGAWWTVVFAAGAIASLVVGVNLIADSVQGVLDQ, from the coding sequence ATGAGCGCCATCGTTCCGCCGGCCGCGTCGCCGGCTCCACGTCCGGTTGACGAGCCGCGCTTCGACCAGTTGCGCGTGCTGCTGCGCTCACCGACCTTCGTGGTCGGCGTGGTGATCGTCACGTGGTGGATCGTGTGCGCCGTCGCCGGGCAATGGATCGTGCGCCTCGACCCTTACGCGTCCGATCCGCTCAACTCGTTGACGCCGCCTGACCGCACGCACTGGTTCGGCACCGATCAACTCGGGCGCGACGTGTTCTCGCGCGTAATCGTCGGTGCGCGCGACATTCTCACCATTGCGCCGCTCGCCACGCTGCTGGGTACATTGGCGGGCACCGCGTTGGGATTGATCGTCGGCTACTTCGAAGGCTGGGTCGACAACGTGGTCGGGCGCGCGATCGACGCCGTGCTCGCGCTGCCGCTCGTGATCGTCGCGCTGCTCGCGCTGGCTGCCGTCGGCGCGTCGAATTTCACGGTCATCCTCGTGATCGGCATCACCTTCACGCCGATCACCGCGCGCACCGTGCGCGCCGCGGTGTTCGCTGAACGGCATCTCGACTACGTCGCCGCGGCGCAGCTGCGCGGCGAGCGCGCGCCTTACATCATGTTCGCGGAGATTCTACCGAACGTGTTGCCGCCGATCATCGTCGAGGCGACAGTGCGGCTCGGTTACGCGATTTTCGCGGTCGCCACGCTGTCGTTTCTCGGCTTCGGCATCCAGCCGCCATCGGCGGACTGGGGTCTCGCCCTATCCGAGTCGTACACGCTGATGGCGGGCGGCGCATGGTGGACCGTGGTGTTCGCGGCCGGTGCGATTGCGAGCCTGGTGGTCGGCGTGAATCTGATCGCCGACAGCGTACAAGGCGTGCTCGACCAATGA
- a CDS encoding aldo/keto reductase — MTSDIASVSLPDGERIPKLGQGTWEMGEMPARRAAEIDALRCGIELGMTLIDTAEMYGDGATESLLGVALAGLRDKVFLVSKVYPHNASRRGVIAACEQSLKRLKTDQLDLYLLHWRGSVPLAETVEGFEALRRAGKIRHWGVSNFDTEDMEELAATPGGDACATNQILYNVARRGAEFDLLPWLAARKMPLMAYSPVDHARLPKRSPLDDIAGARGVSVFQVALAWVLLKPGVFAIPKAGRVEHVRDNHRASQLQLGADELAAIDAYFKPPRGKRPLEML, encoded by the coding sequence ATGACGAGCGACATCGCAAGCGTGAGCCTGCCCGACGGCGAACGCATTCCGAAACTGGGGCAGGGCACGTGGGAGATGGGTGAAATGCCGGCGCGGCGGGCCGCTGAAATCGACGCGCTGCGTTGTGGCATCGAACTCGGCATGACGTTGATCGACACGGCGGAAATGTACGGCGACGGCGCGACCGAATCGTTGCTGGGCGTCGCGCTGGCCGGCCTGCGCGACAAGGTGTTTCTGGTCAGCAAGGTGTATCCGCATAACGCCAGCCGGCGCGGCGTGATCGCGGCCTGCGAGCAGAGCCTCAAGCGTCTGAAGACGGATCAGCTCGATCTGTATCTGCTGCATTGGCGCGGCTCGGTGCCGCTCGCGGAAACGGTCGAGGGCTTCGAGGCGTTGCGGCGGGCGGGCAAGATTCGCCACTGGGGCGTCAGCAACTTCGACACCGAGGACATGGAAGAACTCGCCGCTACGCCAGGCGGCGATGCTTGCGCGACCAATCAGATTCTCTACAACGTGGCGCGCCGCGGGGCGGAATTCGATCTGCTGCCGTGGCTCGCCGCGCGCAAGATGCCGCTCATGGCGTACAGCCCGGTCGATCACGCACGCTTGCCGAAACGCTCGCCGCTCGACGATATCGCCGGCGCGCGCGGCGTCTCGGTGTTCCAGGTGGCGCTCGCATGGGTGTTGCTCAAGCCCGGTGTGTTCGCGATTCCGAAAGCGGGCCGCGTCGAGCACGTGCGCGACAACCATCGCGCGTCGCAACTGCAACTCGGCGCGGATGAGCTGGCCGCTATCGACGCTTACTTCAAGCCGCCGCGCGGCAAGCGTCCGCTCGAAATGCTGTGA